In Brettanomyces bruxellensis chromosome 7, complete sequence, the sequence CACCTTAAGAACCTTCCGCGAGTAATCTATGTCATCACTGAGGCTGCGGTTCGAGTAGTCATCTCCCGCGGAACGGTACAACGGGCCGTCGGGATCCAACCGCGGGTCTACCACGAATCCGCCGGAAGACGATCCAGCTGATACATCTTGTTTTTCCGCGTAATCGTGCTGATGTGCGTTCGACTCCAGGTCTGAGTAATCGAGTCTTGGCATCACATTAGATGCAGCATCATCACCAAAGGGTGATCCCCCTTCGTCCGAATACCGGTAGTATGTATTGTGTGCGGCGCGGTATCCGGAAATTTTTCTGcgaaggaaaaaaaagaggccCGCGAGCACAGCCACGGCCACCACGCCCACCGCGGTGAACACGCCGGCCACCCGGCCCGTGCTGGAAAAAAATCCCCCCGAGGATTTCGCGCTGGACCCGCTGGCCTCCCCAGTGGCCTCCCCCGACGCCCCGGTGGCAGTCACCGCAGAGGCAGCCGTCAGAGTCTGCAAAAGCGTCCGCGTGACAGTTTTTTGTGAATCGCCCGTCATCGTCGCCACCGAGTAAAATGTCGAAACCACGGGGCTCACGCTGGACGCAGCCGTGCTCTCTGCCACTGATGATGCCCCTGTTTGCCCGCTACTTGTTTTCCCACCTGAAAATGTCGTTTTTGAACTCGAAAGTGTCGCTTTTGCACTTGAAAATGTCGTTTTCACCACCGCCTTCTCCGTCGACGTGCTCGTAGACGCATCCGCCGTGCTCGAATACCCGTTTGCGGTGCTGGATTCGTCTCCTTCCGTACTGGATTCGTCTCCTTCCGTGCTGGATTCGCCTGTTTCAGTGCTGGAATCACCATTTTCAGTGCTGGAACCCACATTTTCGGAACTGGAGTACCCGTTTTCCGTGCTCGAGTACCCCCCAGTGGACGATCCGTCACTCCCGGTCGATGCAGACCCCAAGGCAATGTATCCAAACACCCCCTTGCTGGAATCTCCACAATATTCGTACCCAAACCCGGGACATGCAACATCACACTCAGAAAGCGACGTTGTGTCCCCCGGAGCGGAGTTCGAACACCAGCAGCTCTCCCCCTGCACTATGGCATATGCATATCCATTGCATTCGTCGTGGCAGTATCCATTCGAGTTGAACTGGTACGTCGATTGCAAATTACTCGTTCCTGTATTTTCCGACGAGCACATTGCCAACGAAAGTGCCTGCACCGCCGTCTGCAGCGACAGCACACACGCCACCAGTCCTGTGCTATGCTTCAAGTTTGTTTTGAGCGTTAGCATGTGTCAATCTGATCCCTTTACTGTATTCTGACTTTACTCTTGACCTTACTTTCTTGACTTTGACCTGATCTTGACTCTCAATCTTTCAATATCTCTTCCAATGTCTCTTGCTTATTGAACTTCCGCCTATGCAAATCCCTCACTTCTAACTTCTTTCTATCCTTCTATCTTTCTACTCTAGGATGATGAATGCACTCCCAGATTTCTCGGGTATAACCTTTCCGTAATCTCGATACGAATTGATCCCTCGACTATGCCGATCAACGCAGTGTAGAATACAGCTGCTTCTGCCCCTCTATGTATGTGAGGTGTGCCGACAACAAGAATCAAAGTGTGGCCTGCtagtaaaataatttgaGACTTTcttaattaaaataaatcacCTCCTCAATTTCGATtcaatattcttttttttttttcgttgtTGTTTTGTTTATGTATGTTTATCTGTAATACCGGATTATCGAGAGGCAACGATTCGGAACATTGACAATGccaaaagagagaaaaattaaattaaagaaaaattttttcgtACAGgtcctttatttatttactctACCATTTTGTCGgcttaaatattattcaGATAGTGACCAGATCTGTCTGTAATATATCCCTACTGGTATATTCAAAACACACACAAACGCAATTATAAAGGCCTGACCCAGAGAGATGCAacaaatattccaaaagCAGAATTGCGGTTAACACATTCGGGTGTGATCAAACCACCTACTTGCAAAATTATTGGCTGTACCGATTAGAAAGAGAAGCGCCAAGAAATTCGGATTTCAAGGAGATTCCAATTAGTTCTTTTCAGTCTCgttatttgttttctggGATTTCACGGAATGGTTTCTCAATGTATTACTAATTTTATCATGCTTTATAAACTAATTCTTGCTATGtttttatgcttttgcTGCATTactttattatttctcaTATTCGTATTTTACTGTCATATTTTTAGTGCATCATATTTTCCTACCATCTTATTTCCTTCCATCTTATTTCCTTCCATCTTATT encodes:
- a CDS encoding uncharacterized protein (SECRETED:SignalP(1-27)) codes for the protein MLTLKTNLKHSTGLVACVLSLQTAVQALSLAMCSSENTGTSNLQSTYQFNSNGYCHDECNGYAYAIVQGESCWCSNSAPGDTTSLSECDVACPGFGYEYCGDSSKGVFGYIALGSASTGSDGSSTGGYSSTENGYSSSENVGSSTENGDSSTETGESSTEGDESSTEGDESSTANGYSSTADASTSTSTEKAVVKTTFSSAKATLSSSKTTFSGGKTSSGQTGASSVAESTAASSVSPVVSTFYSVATMTGDSQKTVTRTLLQTLTAASAVTATGASGEATGEASGSSAKSSGGFFSSTGRVAGVFTAVGVVAVAVLAGLFFFLRRKISGYRAAHNTYYRYSDEGGSPFGDDAASNVMPRLDYSDLESNAHQHDYAEKQDVSAGSSSGGFVVDPRLDPDGPLYRSAGDDYSNRSLSDDIDYSRKVLKVTNA